In Sander lucioperca isolate FBNREF2018 chromosome 21, SLUC_FBN_1.2, whole genome shotgun sequence, the following proteins share a genomic window:
- the LOC116059632 gene encoding LOW QUALITY PROTEIN: myosin-8 (The sequence of the model RefSeq protein was modified relative to this genomic sequence to represent the inferred CDS: inserted 1 base in 1 codon; deleted 2 bases in 1 codon; substituted 2 bases at 2 genomic stop codons): MSKARDYVLFQAAMMAEELKKEQDTSAHLERMKKNLEVTVKDLQHQKLESRVHELEAEVKXEQRCGDDAVKGLRXHTRLILXIYVETEEDKKNVVRLQDLVDKLQLKVKSKRQAEDAEEQANTHMSRLTKVQHELEEAQERADIAESQVNKLRVKSRDAGEVSLLFP; this comes from the exons ATGTCCAAGGCCAGAGACTATGTATTATTTCAGGCTGCCATGATGGCCgaggagctgaagaaggagCAGGACACCAGTGCTCACCtggagaggatgaagaagaacctggaggtcacagtaaaagacctGCAGCACCAGAAACTGGAGTCCAGG GTGCATGAGCTAGAAGCTGAAGTTA CCGAGCAAAGATGTGGAGATGATGCTGTTAAAGGACTGAGATGACATACCAgg TTAATTCTATGAATATATGTGGAGACTGAGGAGGACAAGAAGAATGTGGTCAGACTTCAGGAC CTGGTGGACAAGCTGCAGCTCAAAGTCAAGTCAAAGAGACAAGCTGAGGACGCT GAGGAGCAGGCCAACACTCACATGTCCAGGCTGACAAAGGTTCAGCATGAGCTGGAGGAAGCTCAGGAGCGTGCTGACATCGCTGAGTCCCAGGTCAACAAGCTGAGAGTCAAGAGCCGTGATGCTGGAGAGGTATCTTTGTTGTTTCCCTGA